Genomic window (Streptosporangium brasiliense):
AAGCGCGACGTACGGGTGGAGGAGGTCCCGGACCCGGCCGTCAAGGAACCGACCGACGCGGTCGTCAAGCTCACCACCACCGCGATCTGCGGCTCCGACCTGCACCTGTACGAGCTCCTGGGGCCGTTCATGGGCGAGGGGGACATCCTCGGCCACGAGCCGATGGGCATCGTCGAGGAGGTCGGCGCGGAGGTCACCCACATCAAGCCCGGCGACCGGGTCGTCATCCCCTTCAACATCGCCTGCGGCCACTGCCCCATGTGCGACATGAAGCTGTTCGCCCAGTGCGAGACCACCCAGGTCCGCGACCAGGGCATGGGCGCGGCGCTGTTCGGCTACACCAGGTTGTACGGCGAGGTGCCGGGGGCGCAGGCGGAGTACCTGCGGGTCCCGCAGGCCCAGTTCGGCCCGGTCAAGGTCCCCCAGGGGCCGCCGGACGAGCGTTTCGTCTACCTGTCCGACGTGCTGCCCACCTCCTGGCAGGCGGTGCGGTACGCCGACGTCCCCGACGGCGGCACGGTCGCGGTCTTCGGGCTGGGGCCGATCGGGCAGATGTCCGCCAGGATCGCCAAGCACCTCGGCCACCGGGTCATCGGGGTCGACGGGGTCCAGGAACGGCTCGCGATGGCGCGCAGGCACGGCGTGGAGGTGCTGGACGCCTCCGTGACCGACGACGTCCCCGAGGCGATCCGCGAGCTGACCGGCGGGCGGGGCCCCGACTCGGTCATCGACGCGGTGGGTATGGAGGCGCACGGCTCCCCGGTCGCCAAGCTCGCCCAGACCGTCACCGGGATACTGCCCGGCGCGATCGCCGCCCCGCTGATGTCCACCGCGGGGGTGGACCGGCTCGCCGCCCTGAACCAGTCGATCGAGACGGTACGGCGCGGCGGCACGATCTCGGTCGTCGGCGTCTACGGGGGCATGGCCGACCCGATGCCGATGCTGAGGATGTTCGACAAGGGCATCACCCTGCGGATGGGCCAGGCCCACGTCAAGCGCTGGATCGACGATCTGATGCCGCTGGTGAGCGACGACTCCGACCCGCTCGGGGTGATGGACCTGGCCACCCACCGCCTCCCGCTGGAGCAGGCTCCGCACGGCTACGAGATCTTCCAGAAGAAGCAGGACGGGGCCGTCAAGATCCTGCTCACTCCGTAGACACCCCATGAACCAACAGGGACCCACCAGAGAGGAAGACATGGACGCCATCGTGCTCCTGAAGGACGACCACAAGACCGTCGAGAAGCTGTTCAAGGAGTTCGAGAAGGCCGGAGACGGTGCGCACCAGAGGAAGCGGGAGATCGTCGACAAGATCATCGAGGAGCTCACCGTCCACGCCCACATCGAGGAGGAGATCTTCTACCCGGCGGCCCGCGAGGGCGCTCCCGGCACCACCGACCACATCCTGGAGAGCGTGGAGGAGCACCACGTGGTGGTCTGGATACTCTCCGAGCTGAAGGGGATGGACCCCGCCGACGAGCGGTTCGACGCCAAGGTCACCGTCCTGATGGAGAACGTGCGCCACCACGTCAAGGAGGAGGAAGAGGACTGGTTCCCGAAGGTGCGCGAGGCGATGGGGCGCAAGGTCCTCCAGGAGATCGGCGAGCGGATGGAGAAGGCCAAGGCGGGAGCGCCCCGCGAGCCGCTCGCGGTGAGCAGCGCCGGTAGCTGACCCGCCGCGCCCCGGGCGGCCCGGCGCCTGGTCCGGGACGCCGGGGCGTTCGGGGCGTCGGGGCCTGCGCCCCGGCCGGTGAGGCCGGGGCCGCGCACGTCTCGGCCGAGGTCAGGGGTGCTGTTCGGTGACCATGAAGGCCACCGATCCTCCCTCGTCGATGTCCGCGTCGAGGGCCTTGTCGTCGAGCATGTCCGCCGCGGTGGGGTCCAGGAAGATCCTGGCCCCTTCCGACTCGACCACCTTGTCGTCGGTCTGCGGTCCGTCCACCACCGACAGCAGCAGGGACCCCGTGCCGTCTGCCTGTGAGGAGATACGGACGCCGGTGTCGGTGGATTCGGCTACCTGAGAGCTGAGGTCCCGGATCACCTGGGCCGCGGTGTCGGTCAATGTGAGCATTGTGACTCCTTGTCGGGATCGGGTTGGGATTCTTCGCCCTTTCCCGCTCTGGACCAGCCCAACCATGCCCCTCCAGATTTCCCTTCCCGGGGCCGGCACGGCCCCGGGAAGGGATGGAAGGGGCCATCACGGAGGCTGGAGCCCGCAGGTCGGACCGCCGGCCGTCATCGTGAGCGCGTGCCGGGAAGGTGTCCCCCGTCGTCCAAGGGGCGCGCGCCGTGGCCTCGGCGGCCCCCTCCCGGGCGCGCCGGCGGGGCGGGCAGCTCGGTCTCCTGCCCCGAGGCGAGGTCGCGGGTGGCGATCAGCATGCGGCGGGGGCCCTCCCGCAGATACAGCTTGACGTAGGCGATCCGGCCGTCGCGCATCGTCGGCGCCCTGCTGAACACCCCCTCCTGGGGCGTCAGGTTGACCGGTGCGGCCTGGCCCTTCCTGACCCACAGGTCGTAGCCGCCCGTCGCGGGGTCCCAGAGCGAGTAGGCGACCGTGTCGCCCTCCACCGCCACGTTGAGGACGTCCTGGTCGCCCTCGTGCACCAGGGTGGGCGGCCGCGAGCGGTCCAGCGGCCGGCTTCACACCTGGACCTTCCAGGCGGTGCCGGTGTCGGCGTAGGTCACCCACACCCCGGTCCTGCCGTCGGTGGCCGGATCGAAGGTGTACTGCCCGTCCGGAGCGGAGGGCCGCTCGGCCCTGCCGCCGCGCACCCGGCCCGTGTACACGGCGGGGGGCTCCGACAGGTCGGCCGAGGAGTTGGTGATCACGTAACGGTCGCCGGCCGCGTCCGGCCCGTCAGCGGCTCCCGGCCGACGGGCGCGGCCGGCCGACGGCGCGAGAGCCTCTGGGGGCCGAGCGGGGCGGCCGCCTCCCACCCGCCGGGGCCGGCGGGAGGCCGGTTTCAGTCACGCCCGCCGAGCCGCTCGACGCGTTCGGCCGTCTTGCGCGCGGCGATCAGCACGGGATCCCACACCGGGGCGAACGGGGGAGCGTATGACAGGTCGAGCCCGGTCATCTCCTCCACGGTCATCGCGTGCCAGACGGCGACGGCCAGGACGTCGATGCGCTTGGCCGCGCCCTCCCGCCCGACGATCTGGGCGCCCAGGAGCCGGCCGGTCCGGCGGTCGGCGATCAGCTTGGTCCGCATCTCCCGCGCGCCGGGGTAGTAGCCGGCGCGGGTGGTGGACTCCACGACCTCCTCGACCGTCTCGAACCCGGCCTCGGCCGCCTCGGCCGTGGTCAGGCCGGTCCGCGCCACCTCGTACTCGCAGATCTTCGACACCGCCGTCCCGACCACGCCGGGGAAGCTCGCGTACCCGCCGCCGATGTTGATGCCCGCGGCGCGCCCCTGCTTGTTGGCGTGGGTGCCGAGCGCGATCGCGACCGGCCGCCGCGAGACCAGGTGGAAGGTCTCCACGCAGTCGCCGGCCGCCCAGACCCCCTCGGTCGCGGTGCGCATCCGCCGGTCGGTCCGGATCCCCCGGGTGCCGCCGATCGGGACGCCCGCCGCCTCGGCCAGGGCCGTGTCCGGGTGGGTGCCGAGGCCGAGGGCGACCAGGTCCGCCCGGACGCGCCGGCTCCCGGTGTGGACCGCCACGACCCGCCCGCCGGACTCGGAGAAGCCCTCGACGCGCTCGCCGAGGAACACCTTGACTCCCAGGCCGCGCAGGGCGTCGGCGACCAGGGCGCCCATGTCCGGGTCGAGCGTGCCCATCGGCTGCTCGCCCGCGTCGATGAGCGACACCTCCAGCCCCCGCCGGACCAGGGCCTCGGCCATCTCCAGGCCGATGTATCCGGCGCCCACCACCACGGCGCTGCGCGGGCGGCCGGGCTCGGGGGTCTCCAGGGCCCGCAGCAGGGCGATGCCGTCGTCGAGGGTCTGCACGCCGTACACGCCCCCGGCCCGCGCGCCGGGCAGGTCGGGGCGGTGCGGCAGGCCGCCGGTCGCGATGACGAGCTGGTCGAACGGCTCCCAGTAGCGGCGCCCGGCCTGGTGGTCGTGTACGGCCACCGCCCGGCGGTCGAGGTCGATCTCGGTGACCTCGCTGCGCAGCCGCAGGTCGATGGCCAGGTCGTCGCGGAAGACCTCGGGCCGCCGCGCGATCAGATCCTGCGGACCGGAGACCTCCCCACCCACCAGATAGGGGATCCCGCACGCGGAGTAGGAGGCGTGCCGGCCCTTCTCGAAGGCGACGATCCGCAGGTCCCGCGGACCGCGCCTGGCCCGTGCCTGCGACGCCGCGCTCAGTCCGGCGGCGTCGCCTCCGATCACCACCAGCCGTTCCGTCATGTCTCTCCCGTCCTCGTGGCCTCCGAAGGTAGGGACTTCCTCCCCGGGCCGGTCTCAAACGGTGCGGCCGGGCGGCGGATCAGCGGCCGGCGCCGGGGCCGCCGCCATGGCCGAGGGGGAGTGATGCCGCCACCCCCGCAGGGAAGCGGAATCGGGCGATGGCCCCACTGCGGAACAGTAGCTGGATATCTGAAATATTCTATCGTAATACTGCAAAAAAATGATTGAATCAAGTCGTTTTGGCAAGGAAGATCCTGTCGGCCTGGGTCGACCCTGCCCCCTCCTGTGCTGGACGGCCCTCCGGAAGGGTGCCGGAAACCCCATTCTGGGCCAGGTGGTCACAGTCGGCAGGGTGGGGAGAACCCGTCCGGTGGCGCCCCGAGGAACGTGCGCCCGGACGGTGCGGCATTCGGTCGCAAAAGCTTTGCAAATTCTTGCGAAACCTGTCGCACAGTTGCGGCCATGATGCACAGGCTTGCCGAGGTGGCCGGGAAGATCGAGATGAGCGAGGCGACGGTGAGCCGCGTCCTCAACGGCAAGCCCGGCGGCTCGGAGGCGACTACGGGCGGATCCTGGAGCGGCGCCTGCCCGCCGTCCTGGTGAACGCCGCGGCCGGGCGCCTCGGCTTCCCGCGGGTCTCCTGCGACGACGTGGCTGCCATGCGGATGGCGGCCGGGCACCTGCGCGCCCTCGGGCACGAGCGCGTCGGGATGGTGCTGGGCTCTCCGGACCACATGCCCTCGCGCCGCAAGATGGAGGCCTTCTCCGCCTACGCCGCGGCCCACGGCCTGGAGTGCGCCGGGGACTCCGTCGAGGGAGGTCACGCCGCCGCCACCCGGCTGATCCGGCGCGGCTTCACCGGTCTCGTCTGCGGCAGCGACCCGCTCGCCCTCGGGGCGGTGCGTGCCGCCCGGTGGGCCGGTCTGCGGGTGCCGCAGGACGTCTCGGCGATCGGCTACGACGACTCGGCGCTGATGAACTGCACCGAGCCGCCGCTGATCACGGTGCGCCAGCCGATCGAGGTGATGGGGCGCGCGGCGGTGGACCTGCTCGTCGCCCAGATCGACGCGGTCGCCGTGCCGGGCGACGAGCTGCTGTTCGAGCCCGAGCTGGTGGTGCGCGCCTCCACCGCCCCGGCTGGCCGCAGGTCCGTGCCGGCCTGACGGCCGCGGCGGCCGGGCGCGGCCCGGGAGTCCGGTCCGGGAGCCCGGCGCGGCGGCCGGTGCGGCGGCCTGGTGCCGGTCGGGGGTCGGGCGGGCGGCGGTCGGAGGTCGGGCGGCTGCGGATAGCCTCCTGTCACTTTTTTGCATCATGTATGACGGACTCTTGCTCGGTCCTGCACGTCTCTATATGTTTCTCGCAACCGACCCGCCAAGGAGTCCCCTATGAAACCCCGCAACCTCTCGATGCTGCTCGCCGCGGGCATCGTCCTCACCGCCGCGGGTTGCGGCAGTGACAGCGGTGCCCAGAAGGCCGCCGACACCAAGCCGGGCACCGCGGCCGCCGACGCCCCGGTCACGATCACCGTGGGCTGCCAGCCCCCCAAGAGCAATCCGCTGGAGCGCGCGGCATGGGACGAGGACGTCGCCGCGTTCCAGAAGCTGCACCCGAACATCACGATCGAGAGCAAGGACGCCTTCCCCTGCATCAACCCGGACACCTTCCAGGCCAAGCTGGCTGGCGGCACGATGGAGGATGTCTTCTACGTCTACTTCACCGACGTCCAGAAGATCATCGCTGCCGGTCAGGCGGCCGACATCAGCCCCTACGTCAGCAGCGTCACCAGGCTGGGCGACCTGCGGCCCGACGTCATGAGCGTCTTCAAGAGCGGTGACAAGACCTACGGCCTGCCCAGGACCAACTACTCCACGGGCCTGGTCTACAACCGCAAGCTGTTCGCCCAGGCCGGCCTGGACCCCAACAGCCCGCCCAAGACCTGGGCCGAGGTGCAGGAGGCGGCCAAGAAGATCGCCGCGCTCGGCCCCGGCCACGTCGGGTTCGGCGAGTACAGCGCGGGCAACACCGGCGGCTGGCACTTCACCGCGTCCCTGTACGGCCGCGGCGGCGAGATGGTCGGTCCCGACGGCAGGACGGCCGCCTTCAACAGCCCCGAGGGCAAGGCCGTCCTGGAGAACCTCAAGAAGATGCGCTGGACCGACAACAGCATGGGCGCCAAGCAGCTCCTGCAGTGGGAGGACCTGATGCGCATGATGGGCGGCGGCAAGCTCGGCATGATGATCGGCGCCCCCGACGTCGTCCAGTCGGTCAACAACGACTTCAAGGGCAAGTTCGACGACTACGGCGTGACGGCGCTGCCGGAGGCCAAGGCCTCGCTGAGCGGCGGCGACGGCTACCTGTTCAACCCCAAGGCGACGCCGGAGAAGATCAAGGCCGGTCTCCTCTGGCTGGAGTTCCACGAGCTGACCCCGGACCAGGGACAGTTCAACTACGAGCGGAACAAGGGCCAGGGCCGTCCGGTCGGCCTGCCCACCCCGGACCTGTACGGCGACACGGCCCCCGGCAAGCAGATCGTCGAGACGCGCAAGAAGTTCGCCACCGTGCCGGTGGAGCACTTCGCCCCCTACGCGGAGGCCTCCACGACGATCCAGAACAAGATCGAGCCGCCGAGGGCCCAGGAGCTGTACGCCATCCTCGACGTGGCCATGTCGGCAGTGCTGACCAGGCAGGACGCCGACATCGACAAGCTGCTCGCCGATGCCGAGGCCAAGGCCAACAAGGTGCTGGCCAAGTCCAGCTGACCCCTCCGGTACCCGGGGTGCCGGCCCGTCGGCCGGCACCCCGCCAGACGTCGAGATCGGAAGTCGACCGATGACCACAATGACCGTGAAGGGATCACGGCGCCGGGACCCGGGGGGGTTCCGGCGCGGCCTGCGGCGTAACCTTACGGCCTACGGATTCCTCTGCGGGGCGCTGATCTGCTTCGCGTTCTTCTCCTGGTACCCGATGGTGCGGGAGATCATTCTCAGCTTCCAGCAGACGAACTTCGTCGACGAGCCCACCTGGGTGGGGCTGGACAACTTCCGCACGGTGATCGACGACGCGGCCTTCGCCGACGCCTGGATCAACACCGCCGCGTTCACCGGCCTGGCGCTCGTCTTCGGCTACGTCGTGCCGTTCGCGGCGGCGATCATCCTCAACGAGCTGCGGCACGCGAAGGCCTACCTGAGGTTCGTGGTCTACCTGCCGGTGATGCTGCCGCCGGCCGTCGGAGTGCTGCTGTTCAAGTGGTTCTACGACCCGGGCCCCGGCCTGTTCAACCAGATCCTGGACCTGGTGAACATCCCGGCGCTGAGCTGGCTGGACTCCACCGACACCGCGCTGGTCTCCCTGGTGGCCGTCTCCACCTGGATGAACATGGGGACCGGGACCCTGATCTACCTCGCGGCGCTGCAGAGCATCCCGGGCGAGCTGTACGAGGCCGCCGAGCTGGACGGGGCCGGCCTCTTCAAGAGGATCTGGCACGTCACGATCCCGCAGACCAAGCTCATCCTGCTGGTGATGCTGCTGCTGCAGATCGTCGCCACCATGCAGGTCTTCATCGAGCCGTACCTGATGACCGGCGGCGGCCCGGAGAACGCGACGCTCACCGTCGCCTACCTGATGTACCAGTACGCCTTCAACTTCGGGGACTTCGGCGCCGGCGGCGCGCTGGGGCTGATGCTCATGGTCGTGCTGATGGTGTTCTCCGCCTTCTACCTGCGTATCTCGCGGGACAACCAGAGCTAGGGAGGCTGTGGCACGCATGTCGAACGTCACCGTTCAACCGAGCCGCCCGACTCCGGCCCCGCGGCCCGAACCCGCTTCCACCAGAGCCCGGCGCGGCGCCCGCAAACGGCCCGAAGAGGTCAGGCCGCAGTTCCGCGGTGTGGTCTCCCCGCACACGCTGAGATCCCCCCGCGGACGAGTGATCTACTGGGTCGTGCTGGTCGCGGTGGTGGTGAGCTTCACCGCGGCCTTCGTCTTCCCGCTCTACTGGATGGTCACCGGCGCGCTGAGGTCGCCCGAGGAGCTGGCCCAGATGCCGCCCGGCTTCTTCCCCGAGTCGCTCGACTTCGAGGTCTACGCCGAGGCGTGGGACCAGCTCAACCTGGCCCAGTTCTTAGGCAACACGCTCCTGTACGCCAGTGGCGCCCTGCTGTTCACGCTGGCCGTCGACGTCACGGCCGCCTACGCCCTGTCCAAGCTGCGGCCCGTGCTGGGCAAGCTGGTCCTGGGCATGATGCTGGCCACGCTGATGATCCCGCCGATGGTGATCCTGCTGCCCGCCTACCTGACGGTCAAGGATCTGCCGATCTTCGGCTGGGACCTGCTGAACACACCGTGGGCGATCTGGCTGCCCGCGGCGGCCAACGGGTTCAACGTCTTCCTGCTCAAGCGCTTCTTCGACTCGATCCCCAGGGAACTGCTGGAGGCGGCCCAGATCGACGGCGCCTCCCCGGTGCGGATCCTGTGGTCGATCGTGCTGCCGGTGTCCCGGCCGATCATCGGCGTGGTGTCCATCCTCTCGGTGGTCACCTGCTGGAAGGACTTCGTCTGGCCGCTGCTCGTGCTGCCGGACAGCGAGAACATGTCCATCAGCGTGGGCATCGCCTCACTGTCGGCCCAGATGCCGCAGAACGTTCTCATCGCCGCACTGGTGATCGCCAGTCTGCCCGCCATCATCGTCTTCTTCGTCTTCCAGCGCAGCATCATGGCCGGCCTGACCGCCGGCAGCCTCAAGGGCTGACCTCGTCACCCACCTTCAATCGCAAGGAGTTGTCCCAGCATGTCTGAAACGTGGTGGCGGGGAGCCGCGATCTACCAGGTCTACCTGCGGAGCTTCGCCGACGGCAACGGCGACGGGATCGGCGACCTCGCGGGCCTGCGGGCCCGCCTGCCGTACCTCTCCGACCTGGGAGTCGACGCGATCTGGCTCAACCCCTGGTATCCCTCGCCGATGGCCGACGGCGGCTACGACGTCGCCGACTACCGTGACATCGAACCGTCCTTCGGCACGCTCGCCGAGGCGGAGGAGTTCATCGAGGAGGCCCACGAGCTGAGCATCCGCGTCATCATCGACGTGGTGCCCAACCACAGCTCCGACCAGAGCGCGTGGTTCCAGGAGGCGCTGGCCGCCGGACCGGGGTCGGCGGCCAGGGAACGGTTCTGGTTCAGGGACGAGCCGGGCGACTGGAAGTCCATCTTCGGCGGCCCGGCCTGGACGCAGGTCCCCGACGGGCAGTGGTACCTGCACCTGTTCGCGCCCGAGCAGCCCGACTTCAACTGGACCAACCCGGAGGTCCACCGGGAGTTCCACGACGTGCTGCGGTTCTGGTTCGACCGCGGCGTCGACGGCATCCGGATCGACTCGGCCGCCGTGCTGGTCAAGGACTTCGACGGCGGCGACCCCGACGGCTACACCGATCTCCCCGAGGTGCACGAGGTGTACCGGAGCTGGCGGCGCCTGTCCGACGAGTACGACGAGCGGCTCCTGGTCGGCGAGGTCTGGTTCCCCGACCAGGAGCGCTTCGCCCGCTACCTGCGCCCCGACGAGCTGCACACCGCCTTCAACTTCGACTTCCTGGGCTGCCCGTGGGACCCGGCCGCGCTGCGTGAGTCGATCCGGCAGACCCTGGCCACGCACCGGCCGCTCGGCGCCCCGGCGACCTGGGTGCTGTCCAACCACGACGTCGCCCGGGTGGTCACGCGGTACGGCAGGGCCGACACCTCCTGGGACCACGGCGACCGCCGGGACGGGGCGCCCTCCGACCTCGAACTCGGCCACCGCCGGGCCAGGGCGGCGGCGCTGCTGGCCATGGCCCTGCCCGGCAGCGTCTACGTCTACCAGGGCGAGGAGCTCGGCCTCACCGAGGTCGACGACATCCCCGACGAGCTCCGCCAGGACCCGATGTGGCACCGTTCCGGACACACCGTCCCGGGCCGCGACGGCTGCCGCGTGCCGCTGCCCTGGTCGGGAGACGAGGCGCCGTTCGGCTTCGGCGCCGGGTCGTCGTGGCTGCCGCAGCCGGAGGCGTGGAAGAAGGTCACCGTCGAGGCCCAGGGAGCGGACCTGGGCTCGATGCTCAACCTCTACCGCGCCGCCCTGCGCATCCGCCGCGAGGAGCTCGGCGACGGCACCATGAGCTGGATCGACGTCGGCGACGACGTGCTGGCCTTCACCCGCGAGTCCGGCCTCACCTGCGTGGTCAACCTCGGCGCCGGGCCGGTGGGACTGCCGCCCCACGAAGCCGTGCTGCTGGCCAGCGGCCCGCTCGGCGACGCCGGGGAGCTGCCGTCCGACACCGCCGTCTGGCTCCGCACGGCCTGACCGGAGCCCGCCGCGGGGCCGGGGCGCTCCGCCGTACCCGGCCTCCGCCGCCCGCCCGAGGATTGTCGGAGGTCTCTGGAATCTTGGCGGCATGACCCTCTTCGTCTACCGCAGCCACTACGAGGGCCCGCTCAGCAAGCGGGTCCGCCGTCTGCCCGACGCCACGATGCTCGACTGGTTCCGCCGCGGCTGGGCGGCGGTGGTGCAGGAGGGGCATGACACCGAGGCGTGGATCGCGGCCGAGCTGGGCGGGCCGGTCTACGGGTTCGGCACGATCTTCGAGGCCGCCCGCCGGGACGGGATCGCGGCCCCCGGCACCTGGCAGGAGCTCCGTGACCTCCTGCAACGGCACCTCTACGTCGAGGGCGAGGTGCGGGCCGACGAGCGGAGCGTGCGGGTGCTGACCGACGACGACGAGGTCGAGCTCGCCTACTTCTTCCTCGACGACTCCCTCGTGCGGGCCCGCGCCGACCGCCTGGCCTATCTGGCGCACGACGGCTGGCCGCTGCCCGAGACCGTCGGCGGGGCGGAGCCCGCCCCGTTCACCTCGCCGGTCCCGGTCGAGGAGCTCGCGCCGGCCCGGCCCGGGGGAGTGGGCACCACCTACGCGGTCCTGCTGACCTTCTGCGACAGCGAGAGCATCAGCTGGCTGACCCCGTGGTCCTTCCCCGGCATCCGGCTGCCGGAGCTCGCGGCCCACCTGCGGGCGCTCGACCCCGGCAGCGGCTGGCCGCGGGAGCTGACGGTGCTCCGCGCGCTGACGGCCCCCGGCGACGGCGGAATCGGCCCCGCGCTGAGCCGCTGCAACCGGTGGCCGGACATGGAGCAGTTCCTCGCCGGGGAGCACCGCCCCCTCCACAAGGACTCCATGCGGCTGCTGGAGACCGCCGAGCTGGAGCGGGGCCGCGACCCCGACCGGACCCTCGTCCGGCACTCCCGCCACCTGGCCCAGATGTCGATCCACATGAACGACTTCTTCGGTCACCAGCAGTGGTTCCTGTTCGACGACGTGTGGGCGGCGGGCAACGCGGACCTCGCCCGGTCCCTGCTGCGCTACGCCCACGGCTGGGATCCGCTGGAGGCCGGGTGAGAGCCGGCCTCCAGCGACGCCCGGGGCATTGCCGTACGTAACGCGTCCGCCACCCTTCTGCGACACGTACGTCGGTCATGGTCGCTCTTCGCCCATCAGCCATGATCACTCAAAGTAAGATCACGAAAGTGAAGAGTGGTCAAAGGGTGGGTCCGTCGACGGAGACGGCGTCCGGCGGACCGTGCCGTGTCGTGCTGCTCATCGGGCAGTTGATGGTCGGTGGCACCGAGAAACAGGTGTTCCTCCTGGCGACGGGGCTGCTCCGCAGCGGTGTGGCGGTCGCCGTGGTGACGTTGCACTCGGGCGGCCCCTACCGGGACGCGCTCGAACTGGCGGGTGTTCCGGTGCACAACGCCGGGTTCACCGGAGTGTCGTCAGGCCCCATGGCCGTTCCTCGTAACCTGCTCGCGGTGGTGCGTCTCATCAGGCTGATACGGCGGTTCAGGCCGGAGGTGCTGCACGCCTTCCTGTACCACGGCTATGTGATCGGCGCGCCTCTCGCCTGGCTCGCCCGGGTGCCCGTCGTGGTGGCGGGGCGGCGCAGTCTGAGCGACTTCAAGCAGGCCCGGCGCTGGATCTACGCGCTGGAGCGCGTCGCCACCCGGCTGACGCGGCATGTGGTGGCCAACGCGGTGGCCGTGGCCGAGGACGCCAGGACCGTGGAGGGCGTCGCCCCCGGAAAACTCAGTGTGATCTACAACGGTCTGCCCGAGTCGGCCTTCTCTCCCAGCCCACCGGCGCAGATCGTCACCGACCTGCCGATCGTGTGCTGTGTGGCCAATCTGAAGGCACACAAGGGGCACCGGTTTCTCATCGATGCCGTCGCACTGCTGACCGCGCGGGGCACGCTGTGCACGCTGGTGCTCGCGGGCGAGGGACCCGAACGCGAGGCCCTGCTGCGGCAGGCGGCGGACTCCGGCGTGGACCTGCGGCTCCTGGGCCTGCGCAGGGATGTCGAGGCCCTGTTGAACCGGGCATCGGTGGTGGTCCTCGCCTCCCTGTACGAGGGGATGAGCAACGCGGTCATGGAGGCGATGGCGGCGGGCAAGCCGATCGTGGCCACCGCGGTGGGCGGGACCCGCGAGCTGCTGAGCGGACGTGGCCTGCTGGTCCCTCCCGCCGATCCCCCTGCGCTGGCCGACGCCCTGGAGCGCGTGTTGCGCGATCCCCATCTGAGCGCCTCCCTCGGCCTGGCCGCGCGCGACTGGGCGCTGGACAACCTCGGCGCGCACTCCATGATCAACCGGCATCTGGTTCTGTACCGGCGCCTTCTGGAAGAGCGATGTGCGGGATAGCCGGCGCCGTCTGCCCGGGAGGGGTGGATCCGGAGACGGTCCGCGCCATGTGCGAAACGATCGCGCACCGCGGCCCTGACGGCAGTGGCCTGCACGTCGAGCCTTCGGCCGTGCTGGGGACGCGCCGCCTGGCCGTCGTCGACGTGGCCGACGGCGACCAGCCCGTTTACGGCGAGGACGGCATGGTCGTCGCGGTGTTCAACGGGGAGATCTACAACTTCGCCGAACTGCGCGCCGAACTGCTGGCCAAGGGGCACCGGCTGGTCGCGAACGGCGATTCCGAATGTCTGGTCCACCTGTATGAAGAGCACGGGGACGCCCTCGTGCACCGGCTGCGCGGCATGTTCGCCTTCGCGCTGTGGGACGGGAACAGGCGCAGGCTGCTGCTGGCCCGCGACCGGGTGGGCAAGAAGCCGCTCTACTGGGGGATGCGTTCCGGTACGCTGCGCTTCGCCTCCGAGCTGAAGGCGATGATCCACGACCCCCGGTGGCGCGGTGAGATCGACCCGGTCGCCCTCCACCACTACCTGACGTTCCAGTACGTCCC
Coding sequences:
- a CDS encoding hemerythrin domain-containing protein, whose product is MDAIVLLKDDHKTVEKLFKEFEKAGDGAHQRKREIVDKIIEELTVHAHIEEEIFYPAAREGAPGTTDHILESVEEHHVVVWILSELKGMDPADERFDAKVTVLMENVRHHVKEEEEDWFPKVREAMGRKVLQEIGERMEKAKAGAPREPLAVSSAGS
- a CDS encoding iron-sulfur cluster biosynthesis family protein, giving the protein MLTLTDTAAQVIRDLSSQVAESTDTGVRISSQADGTGSLLLSVVDGPQTDDKVVESEGARIFLDPTAADMLDDKALDADIDEGGSVAFMVTEQHP
- a CDS encoding substrate-binding domain-containing protein, whose amino-acid sequence is MNAAAGRLGFPRVSCDDVAAMRMAAGHLRALGHERVGMVLGSPDHMPSRRKMEAFSAYAAAHGLECAGDSVEGGHAAATRLIRRGFTGLVCGSDPLALGAVRAARWAGLRVPQDVSAIGYDDSALMNCTEPPLITVRQPIEVMGRAAVDLLVAQIDAVAVPGDELLFEPELVVRASTAPAGRRSVPA
- a CDS encoding carbohydrate ABC transporter permease, yielding MTTMTVKGSRRRDPGGFRRGLRRNLTAYGFLCGALICFAFFSWYPMVREIILSFQQTNFVDEPTWVGLDNFRTVIDDAAFADAWINTAAFTGLALVFGYVVPFAAAIILNELRHAKAYLRFVVYLPVMLPPAVGVLLFKWFYDPGPGLFNQILDLVNIPALSWLDSTDTALVSLVAVSTWMNMGTGTLIYLAALQSIPGELYEAAELDGAGLFKRIWHVTIPQTKLILLVMLLLQIVATMQVFIEPYLMTGGGPENATLTVAYLMYQYAFNFGDFGAGGALGLMLMVVLMVFSAFYLRISRDNQS
- a CDS encoding ABC transporter substrate-binding protein codes for the protein MKPRNLSMLLAAGIVLTAAGCGSDSGAQKAADTKPGTAAADAPVTITVGCQPPKSNPLERAAWDEDVAAFQKLHPNITIESKDAFPCINPDTFQAKLAGGTMEDVFYVYFTDVQKIIAAGQAADISPYVSSVTRLGDLRPDVMSVFKSGDKTYGLPRTNYSTGLVYNRKLFAQAGLDPNSPPKTWAEVQEAAKKIAALGPGHVGFGEYSAGNTGGWHFTASLYGRGGEMVGPDGRTAAFNSPEGKAVLENLKKMRWTDNSMGAKQLLQWEDLMRMMGGGKLGMMIGAPDVVQSVNNDFKGKFDDYGVTALPEAKASLSGGDGYLFNPKATPEKIKAGLLWLEFHELTPDQGQFNYERNKGQGRPVGLPTPDLYGDTAPGKQIVETRKKFATVPVEHFAPYAEASTTIQNKIEPPRAQELYAILDVAMSAVLTRQDADIDKLLADAEAKANKVLAKSS
- a CDS encoding FAD-dependent oxidoreductase; the protein is MTERLVVIGGDAAGLSAASQARARRGPRDLRIVAFEKGRHASYSACGIPYLVGGEVSGPQDLIARRPEVFRDDLAIDLRLRSEVTEIDLDRRAVAVHDHQAGRRYWEPFDQLVIATGGLPHRPDLPGARAGGVYGVQTLDDGIALLRALETPEPGRPRSAVVVGAGYIGLEMAEALVRRGLEVSLIDAGEQPMGTLDPDMGALVADALRGLGVKVFLGERVEGFSESGGRVVAVHTGSRRVRADLVALGLGTHPDTALAEAAGVPIGGTRGIRTDRRMRTATEGVWAAGDCVETFHLVSRRPVAIALGTHANKQGRAAGINIGGGYASFPGVVGTAVSKICEYEVARTGLTTAEAAEAGFETVEEVVESTTRAGYYPGAREMRTKLIADRRTGRLLGAQIVGREGAAKRIDVLAVAVWHAMTVEEMTGLDLSYAPPFAPVWDPVLIAARKTAERVERLGGRD
- a CDS encoding zinc-dependent alcohol dehydrogenase, with the protein product MKALTWHGKRDVRVEEVPDPAVKEPTDAVVKLTTTAICGSDLHLYELLGPFMGEGDILGHEPMGIVEEVGAEVTHIKPGDRVVIPFNIACGHCPMCDMKLFAQCETTQVRDQGMGAALFGYTRLYGEVPGAQAEYLRVPQAQFGPVKVPQGPPDERFVYLSDVLPTSWQAVRYADVPDGGTVAVFGLGPIGQMSARIAKHLGHRVIGVDGVQERLAMARRHGVEVLDASVTDDVPEAIRELTGGRGPDSVIDAVGMEAHGSPVAKLAQTVTGILPGAIAAPLMSTAGVDRLAALNQSIETVRRGGTISVVGVYGGMADPMPMLRMFDKGITLRMGQAHVKRWIDDLMPLVSDDSDPLGVMDLATHRLPLEQAPHGYEIFQKKQDGAVKILLTP